Genomic segment of Xenopus laevis strain J_2021 chromosome 4S, Xenopus_laevis_v10.1, whole genome shotgun sequence:
CAGTTTAGTGTGAATCAGTCAGAAAATTAAAGCGaacatcttattgtttgctatgggaaAATGCACTAGAGCAATTTAGCACCTTAGTAACTCAGCCCGAAAGCCTCTCTCTCTTTGCAAAACtcagggggtttatttactaaaatcggaatttatctcatattttgttaaaataaaaccaagaccaaactcccatgcttaattttagcttatttatttatgaaaaagactcaatttaattggatcgcgGAAAAACTCAATAAGCGAAAACCCGAATTTGACCTGAAAAACTCCAAAAAAGACGGACTTTCTGGCGAAAACCCCGAAGACTTTGATTATGTcaatttgagataggtgcctctcccactgacttatgcAGGACCTCAATAGGTCTTAGATGGcggattctagtttttttccttcttgaaTTTTTTAACATTCTAACTTTAATATGTAACTCCCTAAATGTCAATTTGAGATAGGTGCTCCCTTTGACTTATGCAGGACCTCAATAGGTCTAGATGgatttttcggattctggctttttgcagcatcagggtataataaatcttgaaaaaatttatttttttccctctagtgaaaaaaacttgaattttttaagattcaaattttaataaataactccctaaatgtctGCAAAGTTTCCTTTTAAATTAACAGTGTCTGAATTTACCATCCAAGTTTATTAACCATTTTTATGTGAAATGAAATCAGGATTATTATAGAGTCCTATAAATCTACTTCTACGTGCGTTAGTGATAATAAGTAAAACAATTTATGTTGAGTTGGACAGAATTTTCTACCCTAATCTGTTATGTTACATCTATATAAACTGAGGAACAAAAAAGCTGCTTCCTATTCAAAATAAACAGCATACACCAAAACTACACAGAACAGAGTGCGGTTCTGGAAGCTGCAGGAAGTGACATTGTCTGAGTACGAGTCCCACAGACATTGACTGGTCACCATAATGTCCTCCTGATGCTTGCTCCCAATAGCCATGCTGCAGATAAGCTTGTATCGGGGAGGAGTCACTCTTCTAACTAACTTTTTAATGTCTTCACACAAGTCTTTAGTGAGACTGGCACAAGTACAGGCATCATAGGGCTCATTCTTCAGCTTGGTAGCAAGGAACTCCTCGATTAGTTCCTTCACATGAGTATTTGGAAACCTACGTGCAGGATTTGCAGAATTCACAGGAGTCTGTGTAGAAGAGACAGAGATCAACATCTGAATTCAAAGACTTTATATTTTAGGAATTCAGGCAGGGATACGAAGCAACCACAGCACTTAATAATATCTACCTATATGACAAATACTCATTTTAAAGCAGTGCTATGGAAGAAGTAATGGTTCTCATTCCTCTGATACAGGGCAAATCTTTTTTAAGAGGAGAAACTTTTGTAGCATACTTGTTTTTAGTTCCTTTTAAAAGTTCAATAACAGAATCAAAGCATTATGCATCCATATATATGTCTCCCATCAGTCTACACATTGGAGGGAAATTCAATGTTCTTAATTTCATTCAGTGGAAAACCCCCCTCTGTTATTTGGGAAGGGAGGGATTTTTATTGCCATAATTAAGTTCCTGTACAAATGTACAGATATGCATAAAAAGGTATGGGAACAAGTAAGAGTAAAAAATATTGACATTCCAAATTTAGTCTTACAATCTACTTTCTGTCAGTAATCGTAGCAACCAGGCACACTTATATACTTCAGTTTGGGAGAGATGTACATGATGATCAATACATCCCCAgtttaacataataataataataattctacttGAATGTATCTCCTTTAATGTACAAGCATGAATAGGCATAAGCACTGCAAAGTCTTACCTGCTCATTTATAATAGCTATTGGAGTGCAATTCTGTGTCCGGACTCTAGTTTTTCTCCTTAATGCTGCTCGGTTCTGAAAGTTAAAATTTGCTGATTTTCATTAACAACATTATTGCAGGCAAAATTATACACTATGGTGGCTACTTATGATCTTATGAAACAAATATTCTTTCTAAAGCTGACTGATCATAAATgaacaaatatgtttatttagCAAGGTTAATTTGATTAACCAAATGGTGGGCCTAGTCATGGTGAAGGGATTGTTTAGACAAGAAATAGGGAGAGATGCTACAGAATGTCAATGTAGATAACTCACCAAGTGGAaccagtggtccaggtgcaccagaccctcagcttcagTGGGATGCAAACTGATATAAAGCAAATAGAACAAATAGGGCTATCTGACACTCAGTCACTCCAGCTGCAATAACTAGCCCATGACTAAATGCCTGTCTGGCACAAAATGCATAGGGCCTACAGAGATGTGTAATTTtaactttaacaaataaatactgtttttGCTTTCACTTTGGCCCTGTATATTCCCTTGAGTACTGAAGGGATTGTTTATCCTCTGAGCTATCCATGGGCCTGCACCCCTTCCAGCCATTTTCAATGGTATCTGAATAAGCCATCATCTGGGGAAAGCCATTGTTTTGACATTATTCACTGACTTATAAACTGAGGTTGAATCCGTGTattcaggaagaaaaaaaaatgttttctgtaagaATCTGACTGGTCTATGTGCACTGTAATGACTGCACAGTGCCATACATCCCACTAGATGATTCCCTTTGTTAACCTAGTATAAATCCAGCAGTGTGGCTGACGACTAATGAACACTCAGGgggtgatttattttaaaaatctgaaaagttctcactactTTCTGAAAACGACTgcgaccaaatctgcacaaacTGTTTTgctcccctatttatcaatacattttttctgaaaatttcttgtgcagtaaaaaaaactcgGATTTGTCACCCGAAACAtccgattttttttggatttgatcaGGATATCAAagagacatttgccattgacttctgtatgAACTcgtcaggtctgagttggagtacttttttattcagacatttAGTTTTGTTTCctataaaaaaattgtgttttttccccctttaaaagtctgaccagaaaaatctaactttaataaataacccctcagtgatgGGACAGTGATCTACTAGTAAATCTAGAGCTGGTAAAGGGGTACACGACAACAGGAAAATGTAACCCCCAAACAAGCAAACAAGAATGAAGATGCCTTCATCATCAAAGCACAATTACATGACAACTCAATTGTCATGCTGATGCTACAATGTACTAGTTCAAATGCACCTTATTGGAAGGATACTGGCTGTGCCCTCTTATTAAGCCTTTACAGATCCATGGGTTTGGGCTATATATTTACAGTTTTCAGTGTATAcattggtaaataaaacattttctaaagaattatttccttttactcagtactaataaaacagtaccttgtacttgatgccaattaagctgcaggaatccatattggtggcaaaatgccttttggcttatttaatatttaaatgttttatcgaTAGACTTTAGGTATGGCGATATAATTACTGAATCCTATATCCCGAAAGCCCAAGGGGTGGTAGACATTTAAAAGAGGGTCATGTTTGCCAACAACTGCTGTGCACAAAGGTTAAACATAAATGGAAGCTTACTATCTCTATATGAGACTGGAGTTTTTATAGGGAATGTGGTAAAGGATAACAGCCTTTCTCTCATTGCTAAATATGCCCTAAAGATGCTACTGTGACCCAATTCAGTGATGGAAATTGCAGCTGTGAGTTGTAGCAATGGCAGTTATAAAAGGTTCCTGCAACATGTTTTGTACCTTCAGCTCCCGTGTAAGCCGCTGTGCAGCCAGTAGGCCTTTCAGGCTGATGGGTGATCCAGATTGTCTGATATCTGCTACATTTTTGGCTCCTTCACCATGCTGAGATTTCAGACTTGGAATTGCTCTTGAGGCTAAAGGACCTGTTGACTTAAAGAGAGGTCTGATTGCAATACAGTTTCCCTTGAGACATGCACACCAAAAACTATTCTAATCTTTGTTTCATTAGTAAATCTGAGAACTATTTTCACCTAATTATGGCACAACAGAGACCTgtgaaaatgtgcaaaaatatggttttgcactttgcaccctgccttccatgtTGTAAATGACCCTGATGTGGGTTTTCTAGATATGCAACTGCTAAATAGGCCAGGTATGGAATTGTTATATTGTATTCTCATGAAGCATTTTATGGAGGCACAAAACATGAATTTAACACTAGctgacactagggatgcaccgaatccaggattcggttcgggatttggccgggATTCGgtatttttaagcaggattcacattcggcagaatccttctgcctggccgaaccgaatcctaatttgcatatgtaaattaggggcggggaggggaatcacgtgactttttgtcacaaaacagtaaaaaaaagtaaaaattggtttccccttcccacccctaatttgcatatgcaaattagggttcagattcggtcaAACCTTTCGCAAGGGATTCAGGGGGTTCGACTGAATCCAGAAAAaatgaattcggtgcatccctagctgacACCAACAAGGTTTTTTTCACCTGAAGCAAAcactatggatgcactgaatccaattttatcatttggccaaatcctagtAATTTTTGGCAGGATTTTGATTAGGGAGAATCCAAATGCCTGGCtaaaccgaatttgaatccttaaaatcatgtgacttgaagtGACACGATTGAGGAAAATGCTAAATCCTCCATGCTTCCTTtccttaatttgcatttgtaaatatatgtaaattataggtggggtttggttcaggattcagccaattcCTTTGTTACAGATTTGGGTGTTGGCCAAATCTCAAGAAAAGTGTATTTGATACATCACTAGTAAACACAGCTCATTCATAAGGTGATGTATTTGtaaatatggtatatatatatatatatatatatagtcaaatacaagattcctctgcactcaacccattatcaatatatttaagacagcgacattttgtgcatactgctactaaaaaatgccttaccctttaaacaaaacagggattgcctgtccatatattgcaatatatttaagctggccaactacgtcaaagtcatcccatatctggccagtcctatgctcaattttatctgattcattaagaattctattgcttcattatacattttacaaagggactaggtattacctgcaacttaacttgctgctttcaaagtaaacctccatacttggctgcccttttattagacaccagtgggaatatatatatatatatatatatatatatatatatatatatatatatatatataccatagtaaagaagggcacacacaaataaattcaccaaCTGCCTGGGCGAGAAAtggtagttcagcaagcacaCCCACAGCAATATCTCaggacttgattttttttaacttgaaaaaatcctttttattgtgcaaaatcaacaTTTCGATCACATATCCAAACCTTTATCAGATGCCTCATAGTGTACAAAAACCATCTAAATTCCTAGTGCAAATTTTGGCACCAATTACATCAGCATGATGGCACCACCCCCTACACATGCATAATAATGAGCCCAACGTCAACGTGTGAACCTAACAATGCAGTGTATAGACAAGACTGCAGTGAAGTGATCCAATCAGGTTAAACAATGAAACAAGTGAAAAGACACAAGTAACAAAAGAAACaattgaaacatttaggggcaaatttactaagcggcgaaaattcaccagcgccggcttcgcaggcagcgaaAATttactcagacaacgctaattcactaacatgcgaagttgcgttcagggcgccgaatgctggcaaagttgcactaacattaattcggcaagcagaacGAAGTTCTGctagcgctggctaatttgcatactgtgggaagctaaagttgaatggatgtatatgttgcagcaaatatattacactacacaagcccagggaaacgtaataaaataaaatagagttgttatattgccctacacatgagcccactgtatagtttatgtgtcatatgttaggaaatgtaggggggaagccggttaccccaaaaaatgtgtacgctcttttgcagcctatcaccctaaaaaaaaggaaaagatgccagcgttttttgggacttataaaaattttcaactaaagttgaggaagtcctatctattctattgcacttcgcctggtctgaggtggtgaaggcaagtctggcgcaagaggtaacattcagtaaaatccacatcttagtgaatttgcacctttacatcccttcgccagagcgcaacttcgcctggtgattgagtgcgaatgagtgcCAGtttcagtctctttcgctagcgaagttatgcctacgcccattagtaaatcggcgaagtacagaaatgacgtcatgctggcaaattttcgccagcgttagtcacttcgccttttagtaaatttgccccttagaaagAACAAACTACATGTAGTCATAAAAGACATGATCTGAATGACGTGGAGGTGGAAACCACTGAATAAAATAAGACCTTACCATCATCAGTGACAGCCAAAGAAAATGTGCGCAACTAAAGGTGAGTGGATGACTGATGAAAGACTGTGAATGTAGCCAGGTTGCCGCAGCAACGCACTGCTATATATACCAGAGCAATGCCATCTGCATGTCACCCGCAGAAAGGCCCATGGTGTGTGCACTTAGGAGAAATTGGTCCTCAACAGAGAATGGCAAAAAATTATGGGTCCTCACCCGCCAACATGGTCGGCAAGTATACAGTAGAGTATTGGGAGAACTGCATCCCCATCAAAAGAACTGTGTCCCACTTTATACTCCACCATAGGGTTGGCAAGTTCTGTGAGTGCTGagttattgctatatatatatatatatatataactttttggTGAATTCCGGCAAAAAATGTATGCCTGGGTGCAAACCTCAAATATCAGTATCTACATAGTACATAGAagaagcactcacaggtcttatggcAAAAATATGAAGTCTTTAATGAAGGCACAAAAAAACTAACTTTTTGGCTGGAACACCAGCTGGTGttcaagctgaaacgttagtttttttgtgCCTTTACTAAAgaatatctatctacagtatatatatatatatatatatatatatatatatatatatatatatatatccccctaTCGTTACGTAGTCGCTCTAACAACTATGACCAGTATACCCTTCTTTCTAGCAGAGCATAGTCAGTACAATTTAAGACCATTCtaacataacatagtaagttaggttgaaaaaagacaaacgtccatcaagttcaaccttttaaccctattttaacctgcctaactgctagttggtccagaggaaggcaaaaaaaaccctttaaaagcctctccaatttgccttagagggggaaaaaaattccttcctgactccaaaatggcaatcggactagtctctggatcaacttgtactatcagctatttcccataaccctgtattccctcacttgctaaaaagccatccaacccttccttaaaTCTAATggatcagcctgtacgactgattcagggagagaattccacatcttcacagctctcactgaaaaAAACCTCTATTAGCGCACACCCTGTCAGTATGATTTAAGATCTACTATCTgggaattagtgatgtgtgggccgaccggATACCTGCGGGTTTGGACCGACCTCGCACGCTCTTTTACCGGGTCGCGGGAGGGTTGAGCTCTTTTTGATGCTCTCCCCGCCctcgaccttccaaatgccggctgCCGGCTTCCGAGTTCAGTTTTTATAGACACGCGCCTctcatcccgccccttttgtgacgtcatcgacagggtgggtcggcgcgggtctataaaagagaccTGGAAGGCAGGCGCGGGTGGTGGGAGGTTGGGTTGCAGGcaggtgcgggtcgggaaaagcccgacctgcacatcactactgggaatGCATACCAGCGATGCTCAGTTTGAACTTTGTTCTGTCTGGCCTCTCGCACACCATAGAATTTATACTTTCCTGTAACactgtaaacattttatttttgataaaaccTGTGAGTGCGTTTCCAGTCCATCACTTGAAATCTCAATAGAAACACCTTTGTTTTGTTGCTAAGACATGTGAGTGGAATATAGTTTTGTTAATTTGTTTACAATTTTatccagcacccaggcatttgattTCTATAGGTGTGCTCTCCTTTgtcttttatatagtatatataatatatatttatatatacagtatatataagaaTCCCAGTAACAGACACACTACAAAAATATTGACAATACATTTCACCTTTTTTCACCATATTATGAAGTCCGGGAGTGCGTCTGTTACTGGGATTCCTATCTACATTACATAGGGCAGCACCCTGGCATGAACTAATTATTTACTGGAGTGCACCGCTTTtgtgggattatatatatatatatatatatatatatatatatatatatatatatatatatatatatatatatatatatatatattaatatatactgtatagtaacaCAGCATAATAATACATACGGTACCAATACATACTTCATTGTGTTGTGCATCATCTCTAAGCAGATTCAAATGGTTTCAAGTAGCTGTGCATACGTTACTCTTTCCTATATTTAAACTCAAGACCTTGGAAGGTGGAAGACATCATAACTTTGCTGTTTTGTTATAATATGGAACGTTTATGTCAAATACAAAAACAgagaagttaaataaaaaaaactatgtgaAACCCTGTAAGGCACAAGACTCACAATCTGATTTTAGGGATGGTGCTTACTTCTTTCTGCATAGCATTTTCCTGTTGTTGTCTGGAAGATGTACGGAAAGTGACTCGGGAGAGCTTGATTTCCCCCGGCTTCTTTTGCACACTCATAGTCTATCTTTCTGGGTGGGAAGGTCCTCAAACAGAGAATtacatttgtgatttattataaaaatatttatatctacTTCTATATTCTGGTTAATACActgtggagctcatttatcaacactgggaaaatttgcacatggacaGTAATCCATTACAACTAAATACCAGTTATCTTTTTCTCCAGCCAGGTAGAAACAATGCAATaagcaaaaatgtgattggttgccataggcaaaattgcccagtgttgttaAATAAGCCCCAGTCTCCTATACATATACAGTGTTCTAGGCAAAGCCAAGAATTAAGTCCAGTTTATATTAGTGTCTTCCTTGGTCTGTTTTTCGTTTGTTTACCATTAAAACCTGCTTACAGGTTGGCAGTGATTccattaaattttatttttatgtatttgattAGATTCACATACTGTTTTGCTGGTTAGAACTGTCATCTTAAAAAGCATACAAGAAAACTGCATCCAACAGCAACATGCTATAGCTACCCAAACCTTTATACAAATGAGGATGATAAAAACCCTAGTGTAAATACATGCTTCGAATAATTGAATTGTCAAATTTAATGAGTCAAACATTCTTAACTGCCAGGGACAGTCCCTTATTGTGCACCAGAGGTCACTGtgttgttttttgggtttttttcaacgCCTGAAATTAATGTCCATAGTTTGCTTTAGCCCAGTAAGCCCCATTTGGTGAAAAGAAGTTGCTTAATTTGAGGTATCACTTACAGCTATGAATCTCAGCAGTGGAAGCTTTTCTCTCCCCAGATTCCTTGCTCTATCCAGCCTGGGCAGACAGAACCCTTCCAGTTGAGTGTCCCAGTCGATACTCTCAGTGATGTTTACTCTCAGGTTTCCAAAGCTGTGCTATTAATCTCACCTTTTCTGTTGACTTTGTTCCGCTACAGCTTAGCAAACATAACAACAGGACGGGAATATGCAAGTAGGATTTAGCGATTATGTTTGATAATCACTGCATTTTTCGTTCGTGAACATGAGAAGGAGCACGTTACCCAACCCTAATAGAAAAGAATAGACTAACAACCATATCTAGGTTCTGCTTTTCCACTGACCTTGAGATCTTCAAGATATTAACCTAAAATGTGCAATATACCATGGACACAATACCATTTGTTTGAGCCTGCTAGTGCTTAACCGTAGTCATGGAAGCAATTAAATTCCATGAAggcaatttactttttatttatttattttttacaaatagaAATGAACAGCAAAGGTATATTCAGAAATCTTTTCATGCAAATAAAATACGGAGAGCTTTTATAcctaagtcttttttttttttttttaaataaccccattaaatttgttaaagggatactgtcatgagaaaacagttttttcaaaatgcatcagttaatagtgctgatccagcagaattctgcactgaaaacaagttttttatatttaattttgaaatctgacatagggctagggttgccacgttttctggaaaaaaataccggccttcctatatatttatctttttccctattaataacattgggatcaaccatcatttttactggccaggacaGTAGAAtacgggccaggtggcaaccctacatggggctagagatattgccagtttcctagctgcccaaagtcatgtgacttgtgctctgataaacttcagtccctaaatactgctgtactgcaagttggagtgacatcacccccctccctccccccagcagcctaacaacaaaacaatgggaaggtaaccagatagcagctccctaacacaagataacagctccctcgtagatctaagaacagcactcaatagtaaaatccaggtcccactgcgacacattcagttacaatgagtaggggaaac
This window contains:
- the LOC108715609 gene encoding dynein light chain Tctex-type 5-A-like; the encoded protein is MSVQKKPGEIKLSRVTFRTSSRQQQENAMQKESTGPLASRAIPSLKSQHGEGAKNVADIRQSGSPISLKGLLAAQRLTRELKNRAALRRKTRVRTQNCTPIAIINEQTPVNSANPARRFPNTHVKELIEEFLATKLKNEPYDACTCASLTKDLCEDIKKLVRRVTPPRYKLICSMAIGSKHQEDIMVTSQCLWDSYSDNVTSCSFQNRTLFCVVLVYAVYFE